The nucleotide window GGATGGATCCCGATCCCCAGGTTGATGCACTGGTCCTCCTCGACCTCCCTCCCGTCCTTTTCCACCCGGGTGACGGTGCCGTAGGCGTAGTTGTCGGTCCTGCTCTGGACGCCCCATATCGTGCCGTTCGCATCCAGGATGGGCCCCCCGCTCTGCCCTTTGAGCCCCGGCGACGATGTCTCCAGGAACTTGATGTCGTATCTCCCGTCGGCGGAATTCCCCGCGTGCAACGTTCTCGTGTAGAGCCCCTCCAACGGAAAGGCGGCGAGTGTGCGAACCGTGGGGCCGAGCTCGAAGGAATTGTTCGCCTCGCGGAACATGGAGTGGACCTTCTGGAAGGGATATCCGATCTTGCACAGGGCCGTCCCGACGCCCAGGTCGTCGGGGGACTTGAAGACCGGGTAGACAGGCCACGCGTTCCGGTCGAACGGCGAAAGCCGCCCGAGGACGAGATCTCCTTCCGGGAGGGGCCGGATGTCGGTGAGCTGGACGCCGTCCATGCCCCACCAGTAGGAGAGGTTGGTGATCCACTTCGGGTTGTCCCTGAGTTTCCGGATCCGGTCGACCTTCTCCGCCGGGAAGACGCCCTCTTCCTGCTCGATCATGTGGATCGTGTGGTAATACTCGATGATTTCCTCCGTGTCCCGCTGGATCCTTCCGTCCGCGGACAGGAGGTGGGCCGCCGTGATGATCCAGCCCTCGTCGTT belongs to Candidatus Deferrimicrobiaceae bacterium and includes:
- a CDS encoding trypsin-like peptidase domain-containing protein, whose translation is PMFANACKRGSCFTRPVVFSRRYFDRSTDCGCGAFIVINDEGWIITAAHLLSADGRIQRDTEEIIEYYHTIHMIEQEEGVFPAEKVDRIRKLRDNPKWITNLSYWWGMDGVQLTDIRPLPEGDLVLGRLSPFDRNAWPVYPVFKSPDDLGVGTALCKIGYPFQKVHSMFREANNSFELGPTVRTLAAFPLEGLYTRTLHAGNSADGRYDIKFLETSSPGLKGQSGGPILDANGTIWGVQSRTDNYAYGTVTRVEKDGREVEEDQCINLGIGIHPELIVSFLKDNGVRFLLSDY